CTTGGCGTCGAGTGCGGCCTTCTTGTGCTTGGTGGTCGCCCACTTGGAGTGGCCGCTCATTTCTCCTCCGTCTGTCCCTCAGCCCGCGGCACGGACCATGTCCACGAATAGGCGGTGCACGCGCCCGTCGCCGGTCAGTTCCGGGTGGAACGAGGTGGCGAGCACGTGCCCCTGCCGAACCGCGACGATCCTACCGGCGGCCTCGCCCGCGTCCTCGGTTTCGGGGACCCGGGCCAGCACCTCCACGCCCTCGCCGGTCGACTCGACCCACGGCGCGCGGATGAACACCGCGTGCACGTCACCCACGTCGGTGAAGTCCAGCTCGGCCTCGAAGGAGTCGACCTGCCTGCCGAACGCGTTGCGCCGGACCACGATGTCGAGCCCGCCGAGCTGGTGCTGGTCGGGCCGGCCGTCGAGCACCCGGTCGGCGAGCAGGATCATGCCCGCGCACGAGCCGTAGGCCGGCATGCCCTCCTTGATCCGGGCGCGCAGCGGTTCGAGCAGGTCGAACGCCTCCAGCAGGCGGCTGATGGTCGTCGACTCGCCGCCGGGCAGCACCACGCCGTCGACCTCGGCCAGCTCCTCGGGCCTGCGGATGGGCCGCGCCAGGGCGTCGGCCTCGGCCAGCGCCACCAGGTGCTCACGGACGTCGCCCTGGAGGGCGAGGACACCGACGACGGACACGGTTGGGCTTCCTCCTCGATCAGGTCCCACCAGGGTAGGTGACCGGGTCGGGCGCGTGCTCGTGGCACCCGCCCGACCCGGCCGGTCTTCCCGCGGCGCGCTAGTCGGGCGCCGCGACCCGCCCGCCCGCCTGGTGGGCGGCCGGGCGACGGGCTCGGACGACTCGCCAGCCGGCGAACAGCGCGGCGGCGAGCAGCGGGGTGGACCAGAAGGCGATGCGCTCGGCCGTCCCGGCGAACGCCATCAGCACGATGACCAGGGCGAGGAAGGCCAGGGTCGCGTACCCGGTGTAGGGGGCGCCGGGCATCCGGTAGGCGGGCCGCTCGACCTCGCCGCGCAGCGCCGCGCGCCGCAGCCGGAGCTGGCAGGCGATGAGCGTGGCCCAGGTGGTGACCACGCCCAGGGAGGCCACCGCGATCGCGATGTCGAACGCCTCCTTGGGCACGAGGTAGTTCAGGACCACCCCGAACAGGTAGGCGACCGAGGTCAGCAGGATGCCGCCCGCCGGCACGTGCCGGGCGTTGAGCCGCCCGGTGAACGCGGGCGCCTCGCCGTGCCGCGCCAGCGACCGCAGGATGCGGCCGGTGGAGTACAGGCCCGAGTTGCACGATGACAGCGCGGCGGTGAGCACGACCGCGTTCATCACGTCGCCCACGGCCGGCACGCCGAGCGCGGAGAACACGGTGACGAACGGGCTCTCCGCGCCGCTGTAGGCGTGCCAGGGCAGCAGCATCGCCAGCAGCAGCACCGAGCCGACGTAGAACACGCCGATGCGGTAGACCACGCCGTTGATGGCCTTGGGCAGCACCTGGCGCGGGTTGGCGGTCTCCCCCGCCGCGATGCCGACCATCTCGATGGCGGAGTAGGCGAAGATGACGGCCTGGAGCGTCATCAGGGCGATGCCGACGCCGGCGGGGAACAGGCCGCCGGAGCCGACGAGGTTGTGCGCGCCGGCCTGCTGCCCGCCGACGTCCGCGCCGCCGACGACCAGCGCCACGCCGGTGAACAGGAAGACCACCAGGGCGGTCACCTTGACCACGCTGAACCAGAACTCCAGCTCGCCGAACAGCTTCACCGACAGCAGGTTCACCGCGACCAGCACGCCCAGGGCGACCAGCGCGGTGACCCACTGCGGCAGGTCGGGCAGCCACCGGTGCACGTAGATGGCGACCGCGGTGATCTCGGCGATGCCGGTCATCGCCCAGTTCAGCCAGTACATCCAGCCGGAGGTGAACCCGGCCCACGGTCCGATGAACTCGCGGGCGTACTCGACGAAGCTGCCCGCCGTCGGCCGGTGCAGGACCAGCTCGCCCAGGGCGCGCATGACGAAGAACGCGGCCACGCCGCACAGCGCGTAGGACAGGACCAGGGCGGGGCCCGCCTGGGCGAGCCTGCCGCCCGCGCCGAGGAAGAGCCCCACTCCGATCGCGCCGCCGATGGCGATCATCTGCACCTGGCGCTTGGTCAGCGCCTCGCGGTAGCCGTCGGCGGTGGTTCCCTGGTCGTCCATGGCGGCCGGGACGCTATCCGGTCTGGACCAACTTCCCGGGACCGCTTGAGGAAGGCTTGATGTAATTGCGCTCACAAGGACCGGAAAGTGCCTGGTCCAGGTCCTCCCAGAGGTCTTCGACGTCCTCCAGGCCCACGCTGAGCCGCAGCAGGTTCGCGGGCACGCCGGACGCCTCCCGCTCGGCGCCGGGCACCAGCCGGTGGGTCAGCGCGGCCGGGTGCTCGACCAGGGTGTCGACCGAGCCGAGGCTGACCGCGGGCGTGACCAGCCCCAGCCGCCCGACCACGGCCGCGGGGTCCTCGCGCGTGGTGAACGCCAGCACGGCGCCGGGCCCGCGCAACTGGGTGCCGACCAGGCCGGCCGGGTCGGCGCCGGGCAGGCTCGGGTGCCGCACGAGCCCGGTGCCGGGGTGCGCGGCCAGCCGCCGCGCCAGCTCCACCGCCGTGCGCTGGGCCGCCTCCACGCGCAGCGGCAGCGTGGCCAGGCCGCGGTGCAGCAGGTAGCCGCCCAGCGGGTGCAGCACCGCCCCGGTCAGCGCCCTGACCTGCCGCAACGGGCCCGCGTGCGCCTCGTCGCAGGCCACCACGCCGCCGAGCACGTCGCCGTGCCCGCCGAGGTACTTGGTGGCCGAGTGCAGCACGTAGGTCGCGCCGAGCGCGGCCGGGTTCTGGAGCACGGGCGTGGCGAAGGTGTTGTCCACCACGACCGGTGCGCCCCCGGCCTGCCGGACGATCGACGCGATGTCCAGCAGGTCCAGGTTGGGGTTGGCGGGCGTCTCGACCACCACCAGCCCGGTGCCCGGGGTGACCGCGTCGGCGACCCGGTCGGCGGCGGCGTAGGTGGTGCGCACGCCCAGCAGGCCGTTGGACAGCAGGTGGTCGGTGCCGCCGTAGAGCGGGCGCACCGCCACCACGTGCGGCTTGCCGGCGAGCGCGCACGCCGCCTGCACCACCGCCGTCACCGCCGCCATGCCGCTGCCGAACGCGACCGCCGCGGCCGTGCCCTCCAGCGCGGCCAGGGCCCGCTCGAACCGCGCGGTGGTGGGGTTGTGCAGCCGGGCGTAGACCGGCGAGGACGCGTGCGCGGCGCCCTCCGCGAGGTCCTGGAGCGCCCGGCCGCCCGCGGCCTGGTCGGGCACCGGGTAGGTGGTGGACAGGTCGAGGGGAGGGGCGTGCACGCCCAGGTCGGCGAGGTCGTCGCGCCCACCGTGCACCGCCGTCGTTCGCAACCGCTTCATGGGCGGATCGTGGACTCGACGTCGGTGCGACGGGCACACTTCCGCAGGCCGTTCGGCGGACAAGGGGGTTCGTTGTGCTGGATTCGGTGGACGCGGCCATCGTGCGGGAGCTGCAGAAGGACGCTCGGCTGCCCAACAAGGACCTGGCGGCGCGGGTGAACGTGGCGCCGTCCACGTGCGTGGTGCGGCACCGGTCGCTGCGCGAGCGCGGGGTGATCACCGGGTACCACGCGGAGGTGGACCTGGCGGCGGTCGGGCGGTCGGTGCAGGCGGTCGTCGCGGTGCGGGTGCGGCCGCACACCAGGGCGGTCGTCGAGCCGTTCATGGCGTACGCGCTGTCGCTGCCGGAGGTGCTGGCGGTGTCGCACGTGGCCGGGCCGGAGGACTTCCTGGTGCACGTGGCGGTCGCCGACACGGCCCACCTCCAGCGGCTGGTGCTGGACCGGTTCACCACGCGCCGCGAGGTCAGCGAGGTGCGCACGAACCTGCTGTTCCAGCACGTGCGGAAGCACGGGGTGCCGGTGGAGGGCACGGCGGGCGGTTGAGTTCGCGCCTCTCCGCTCCCGG
This portion of the Saccharothrix syringae genome encodes:
- a CDS encoding Lrp/AsnC family transcriptional regulator produces the protein MLDSVDAAIVRELQKDARLPNKDLAARVNVAPSTCVVRHRSLRERGVITGYHAEVDLAAVGRSVQAVVAVRVRPHTRAVVEPFMAYALSLPEVLAVSHVAGPEDFLVHVAVADTAHLQRLVLDRFTTRREVSEVRTNLLFQHVRKHGVPVEGTAGG
- the pdxT gene encoding pyridoxal 5'-phosphate synthase glutaminase subunit PdxT yields the protein MSVVGVLALQGDVREHLVALAEADALARPIRRPEELAEVDGVVLPGGESTTISRLLEAFDLLEPLRARIKEGMPAYGSCAGMILLADRVLDGRPDQHQLGGLDIVVRRNAFGRQVDSFEAELDFTDVGDVHAVFIRAPWVESTGEGVEVLARVPETEDAGEAAGRIVAVRQGHVLATSFHPELTGDGRVHRLFVDMVRAAG
- a CDS encoding trans-sulfuration enzyme family protein, whose translation is MKRLRTTAVHGGRDDLADLGVHAPPLDLSTTYPVPDQAAGGRALQDLAEGAAHASSPVYARLHNPTTARFERALAALEGTAAAVAFGSGMAAVTAVVQAACALAGKPHVVAVRPLYGGTDHLLSNGLLGVRTTYAAADRVADAVTPGTGLVVVETPANPNLDLLDIASIVRQAGGAPVVVDNTFATPVLQNPAALGATYVLHSATKYLGGHGDVLGGVVACDEAHAGPLRQVRALTGAVLHPLGGYLLHRGLATLPLRVEAAQRTAVELARRLAAHPGTGLVRHPSLPGADPAGLVGTQLRGPGAVLAFTTREDPAAVVGRLGLVTPAVSLGSVDTLVEHPAALTHRLVPGAEREASGVPANLLRLSVGLEDVEDLWEDLDQALSGPCERNYIKPSSSGPGKLVQTG
- a CDS encoding amino acid permease, which gives rise to MDDQGTTADGYREALTKRQVQMIAIGGAIGVGLFLGAGGRLAQAGPALVLSYALCGVAAFFVMRALGELVLHRPTAGSFVEYAREFIGPWAGFTSGWMYWLNWAMTGIAEITAVAIYVHRWLPDLPQWVTALVALGVLVAVNLLSVKLFGELEFWFSVVKVTALVVFLFTGVALVVGGADVGGQQAGAHNLVGSGGLFPAGVGIALMTLQAVIFAYSAIEMVGIAAGETANPRQVLPKAINGVVYRIGVFYVGSVLLLAMLLPWHAYSGAESPFVTVFSALGVPAVGDVMNAVVLTAALSSCNSGLYSTGRILRSLARHGEAPAFTGRLNARHVPAGGILLTSVAYLFGVVLNYLVPKEAFDIAIAVASLGVVTTWATLIACQLRLRRAALRGEVERPAYRMPGAPYTGYATLAFLALVIVLMAFAGTAERIAFWSTPLLAAALFAGWRVVRARRPAAHQAGGRVAAPD